One Setaria viridis chromosome 5, Setaria_viridis_v4.0, whole genome shotgun sequence genomic region harbors:
- the LOC117855583 gene encoding probable glutathione S-transferase GSTU6 — protein MDAAGARELKVLGAWASPFVLRVRVALHLKGLDYEYVEEDLTNKSELLLASNPVHEKVPVLLHAGKPVCESMLIVEYLDEAFAGASPPLLPADPHGRAAARFWAAYVDGELLSSWLAIHAAGTEDDKAAAVARTLAAVDALEGALADAEQRSGCEGWFGGEGVGFVDLALGGFVPAIQASEPTTGLRIVDPARTPRLAAWVDRFRALHAARAAMPPIDRLVEMGKKRLTEAHAAAAGAPEASK, from the exons atggatgctgcCGGAGCTCGCGAGCTCAAGGTGCTGGGCGCGTGGGCGAGCCCCTTCGTGCTGCGGGTGCGCGTGGCGCTGCACCTCAAGGGCCTGGACTACGAGTACGTGGAGGAGGACCTGACCAACAAGAGCGAGCTGCTCCTCGCCTCCAACCCCGTCCACGAGAAGgtccccgtcctcctccacgCAGGCAAGCCGGTGTGCGagtccatgctcatcgtggagTACCTCGACGAGGCCTTCGCCGGAGCCAGCCCGCCGCTCCTACCCGCCGATCcccacggccgcgccgccgcccgattCTGGGCCGCCTACGTTGACGGCGAG CTGCTGAGCTCGTGGCTGGCGATCCACGCGGCGGGGACGGAGGACgacaaggcggcggcggtggcgcggaccCTCGCGGCGGTGGACGCCCTGGAAGGCGCGCTCGCGGACGCGGAGCAGCGCTCGGGGTGCGAGGGGTGGTTCGGCGGCGAAGGCGTCGGGTTCGTGGACCTCGCGCTCGGCGGGTTCGTGCCGGCGATACAGGCGTCGGAGCCGACGACCGGGCTGAGGATCGTGGACCCCGCAAGGACGCCGCGGCTGGCAGCGTGGGTGGACCGGTTCCGCGCGCTCCACGCGGCCCGGGCGGCCATGCCGCCGATCGACCGCCTCGTCGAGATGGGAAAGAAGAGGCTCACGGAAgcgcacgccgcggcggcgggggcgccggaGGCAAGCAAATGA
- the LOC117857591 gene encoding vacuolar cation/proton exchanger 1a — protein MASMEAGLVRKHPSDAGGLREARYGPHGHSASARTAHSMSASALRKKSDASLVRKVPFAPLRPVLANLQEVFLGTKLAVLFPAVPLAIAARYAHFGQVWVFALSLLGLIPLAERVSFLTEQIAIYTGPTVGGLLNATCGNATELIIALFALMQGKIEVVKCSLLGSVLSNLLLVLGTSLFCGGIVNLNVDQPYDRKQADVSTGLLILGALCQSLPLMLRYAVGAGEHSVAADTTGLELSRACSIVMLLAYAAYLFFQLKTHTQLFEPQEIDDDGEVDQEEAVIGFASGFFWLAFKTVLIAILSEYVVGTIEPTSQSWGLSVSFISIILLPIVGNAAEHAGAIIFALKNKLDITLGVALGSATQISMFVVPLSVIVAWIAGIQMDLDFKLLETGTLFVSVIVTAFTLQDGASHYLKGILLLLCYIVIGACFFVTRQPASHANGNGGGLAVPTGTWNAQVA, from the exons ATGGCGAGCATGGAGGCCGGTCTGGTGCGCAAGCACCCGTcggacgccggcggcctccgcgaGGCGCGGTACGGGCCGCACGGGCACTCGGCGAGCGCCCGCACGGCGCACAGCATGTCGGCGTCGGCGCTGCGCAAGAAGTCGGACGCGTCGCTGGTGCGCAAGGTGCCGTTCGCGCCGCTGCGGCCGGTGCTGGCCAACCTGCAGGAGGTCTTCCTCGGCACCAAGCTCGCCGTGCTCTTCCCCGCCGTGCCGCTCGCCATCGCCGCGCGGTACGCGCACTTCGGCCAG GTGTGGGTGTTCGCGCTCAGCTTACTCGGCCTCATCCCTCTCGCCGAGCGTGTCAGCTTCCTCACCGA GCAGATCGCGATATACACTGGCCCCACTG TGGGCGGCCTCCTGAACGCGACGTGCGGCAACGCCACGGAGCTCATCATCGCGCTCTTCGCACTCATGCAGGGCAAGATCGAGGTCGTCAAGTGCTCCCTCCTCGGCTCCGTCCTCTCCAACCTGCTGCTCGTGCTCGGCACCTCCCTCTTCTGTGGGGGCATCGTCAACCTCAACGTCGACCAGCCATATGACAGG AAACAAGCGGACGTGAGCACGGGCCTCCTCATCCTCGGCGCGCTGTGCCAGTCCCTGCCGCTCATGCTGCGCTACGcggtgggcgccggcgagcaCTCCGTGGCCGCGGACACCACGGGCCTCGAGCTCTCACGCGCCTGCAGCATCGTCATGCTGCTCGCATACGCCGCCTACCTCTTCTTCCAGCTCAAGACGCACACCCAGCTCTTCGAGCCGCAGGAgatcgacgacgacggtgaGGTTGATCAGGAAGAGGCTGTCATCGGGTTTGCCAGTGGGTTCTTCTGGCTGGCGTTCAAGACCGTGCTCATCGCCATTCTGTCCGAGTACGTCGTCGGCACGATTGAG CCTACCTCACAATCTTGGGGCTTGTCAGTGAGCTTCATCAGCATCATCCTGCTCCCAATCGTCGGGAACGCGGCAGAGCACGCTGGGGCCATCATTTTTGCTCTCAAGAACAAGCTG GACATTACtcttggagtagctttggggtcGGCGACCCAGATCTCCATGTTTGTG GTGCCACTGAGTGTCATTGTAGCTTGGATCGCGGGTATTCAAATGGATCTGGACTTCAAGCTGCTAGAGACCGGCACTCTGTTCGTCTCAGTAATAGTAACAGCCTTCACCCTCCAG GATGGAGCGTCACATTATCTGAAGGGGATCCTTCTCCTTCTGTGCTACATTGTCATTGGCGCATGCTTTTTCGTCACGAGGCAACCTGCAA GTCATGCAAACGGCAACGGAGGCGGGCTGGCTGTACCGACCGGTACTTGGAACGCACAGGTGGCATAA
- the LOC117858455 gene encoding methylesterase 7 translates to MYLLTTARGHGEKPLASTMSPPPAIIPTAAEGAARIILVHGTGHGGWCWYRVATLLRAAGHRVDAPDLAASGADARRLRDAPTFEDYTRPLLDLLQTLPDGERAVLVGHSFGGMSVALAAEAFPDKVAAAVFVTAFLPDCTNPRSHVIEKLTLTDWMDSVTDAEHDPPSVFLGPEFLREKLYQLSPPEDYTLSQSLARVSSHYVADLRGQPPFSEARYGAVRKVYVVCDQDQAMLEPYQRAMIAGCPVAEVRAIAGADHMAMFSAPAELAGHLADVANTYA, encoded by the exons ATGTACCTTCTCACTACTGCAAGAGGCCACGGAGAGAAACCACTAGCCAGCACCATGTCTCCGCCTCCGGCGATTATCCCCACGGCGGCCGAGGGCGCGGCGCGCATCATCCTGGTGCACGGCACGGGCCACGGCGGCTGGTGCTGGTACCGCGTGGCCACGCTGCTCCGCGCCGCTGGCCACCGCGTGGACGCGCCGGACCTCGCGGCCTCGGGCGCCGACGCGCGCCGGCTCCGCGACGCGCCCACCTTCGAGGACTACACGCGCCCGCTGCTGGACTTGCTCCAGACGCTCCCCGACGGCGAGCGGGCCGTCCTGGTCGGCCACAGCTTCGGCGGCATGAgcgtcgcgctcgccgccgaggcGTTCCCGGACAAGGTCGCGGCCGCCGTGTTCGTCACCGCGTTCCTGCCCGACTGCACCAACCCGCGCTCGCACGTCATCGAGAAG CTTACCCTGACGGACTGGATGGACAGCGTGACGGACGCGGAGCACGACCCGCCCTCGGTGTTCCTAGGGCCTGAGTTCCTGCGGGAGAAGCTCTACCAGCTCAGCCCGCCGGAGGACTACACGCTGTCGCAGAGCCTGGCCCGGGTGAGCTCCCACTACGTGGCCGACCTGCGGGGCCAGCCGCCGTTCAGCGAGGCGCGGTATGGCGCGGTGCGCAAGGTGTACGTGGTGTGCGACCAGGACCAGGCCATGCTCGAGCCCTACCAGCGGGCGATGATCGCCGGCTGCCCCGTGGCCGAGGTCAGGGCGATCGCCGGCGCCGACCACATGGCCATGTTCTCCGCGCCGGCCGAGCTCGCGGGGCACCTCGCCGACGTCGCAAACACGTACGCCTGA